In a single window of the Chondrocystis sp. NIES-4102 genome:
- the sigH gene encoding group 4 sigma-70 RNA polymerase sigma factor H: MLTSNQTSKANVKSATGVQTEQELQKLIKLCQQGDKQSFRVLYQHYQQRVRSTLCQLCGTSALDDLVQEVFLKAWKGLPQLKTTKYFSTWLYRISWNVAIDQRRKLSQGVDKTSLNENWEQEPSSYSKDLESLQDTPDIMHLHYQDLVRRGLDNLSFEHRAVLVLHDLEDLPQKQVADILDIPVGTVKSRLFHARNLFKKFLEQQGISF; the protein is encoded by the coding sequence ATGTTAACTAGTAACCAGACTAGTAAAGCAAATGTAAAATCAGCAACAGGAGTGCAGACAGAACAAGAATTACAAAAACTAATTAAGTTATGTCAGCAGGGCGATAAACAAAGTTTTCGTGTACTTTATCAACACTATCAACAACGGGTGCGCTCAACTCTCTGTCAACTCTGTGGCACTTCTGCTTTAGATGATCTGGTACAGGAGGTATTTTTAAAAGCCTGGAAGGGATTACCACAATTAAAAACCACTAAATATTTTTCTACTTGGCTCTATCGTATTAGCTGGAATGTGGCGATAGATCAACGACGTAAATTATCACAAGGTGTTGATAAAACAAGTTTAAATGAAAATTGGGAACAAGAGCCATCAAGCTATTCCAAAGATTTAGAAAGCTTGCAAGATACACCAGATATAATGCACCTACACTATCAAGACTTAGTAAGAAGAGGTTTAGACAATTTAAGTTTTGAACATCGTGCCGTTTTAGTTTTGCATGATTTAGAAGATTTACCTCAAAAACAAGTAGCAGATATTTTAGATATCCCCGTCGGCACAGTAAAATCCCGTCTATTTCATGCTCGTAATTTATTTAAAAAATTCTTGGAACAACAGGGAATATCTTTTTAG
- a CDS encoding filamentous hemagglutinin family outer membrane protein: MCKNKSLVADLTYLQFTNLSMLFSPNFNTYQLRIRFFKYIQLEIFRCIILSGIVNVVTLFNFPSPVKAQITADETVNTQVENSANVYQITGGTTRGSNLFHSFQEFSVPTDNIAAFNNASDIENIIGRVTGENISNIDGLIQANGQANLILINPQGINFGNNAQLSIGGSFLATTADTLIFEDGTYSTKDLSTSPLLSVNVPVGLQLGQNSGTINVQGTGHNLSLETPIFTPFIRGEVSGLKVQPGESLGLVGGNITFNGGVLTAEAGNIELGSVETGIVGLDFAQQGFSLAYQDIPAFKNIELAQRALIDVSGNTGGKVNIQGRQVQLTEGSVVLIQNFGNEESGKLNIKATEGLRIDGVTSDGLIASGLFTEALASGKGSDVEIETANLELTGAGSILTITFGTAASGDIKLTVGEGIKIEGYAAINPNKFTIISAQTFGVGDAGAINVETKNFTALNGGNIASLTGGETGTGSGGNVNINAQESIELSGVNPIAFAPSQITAGSGGAGSAGNVNLTTKRLLIKDGGRVDASATDLGDAGNVRINASESIEVTGTVPNSLNPSLIIASANILDPELRELLKLPSVPSGDSGSVTIDTPQLKIGNGGLITVRNDGTGDAGNLQVKTQVLDLSDEGGITGVVQNGRGGEIELEVADSLRLTRGGKIVSDNLGAGDGGRINITANNLNISDRSYISTTSFGSGRSGDINLNVGDSLDIQGSGFRQFQQDFQAASLDGTLQPGTKGTGIFIGSTVGGRGGELKIQTNSLNLTSGGIIFNPIFNSGISGNIEIITKDLNIEQSALQISSVTQSTNAAQGGDIIIEAERLKLRNGGTIANATYGGATGGNIDIAASESVTIQDTPQDSLLFTGIYSNTSIGNGNGGNIDITTGKLSIRQGIITSNTGAYIQQGLKFGGGGDGGDISIQVDDSIDISGVSTSPRVLSGISASSFGNGNAGNVDISTSKLSVRDGAEISAAALSSGAGGNLTVNASDSIQLFGGTTLSGQRRGGLVADSGRDGFFEQRGSGSSGDIKITTGNLTISEGASINVQSLGAGQAGNLNIEAKNTVLLTKEGTISAATNFNTGGDINLKAKNLFVLGGSQFIADANAGRGGNIDINTQGLIVCGDCRLSASAELGVDGVVRINTLNPDSNVEIVDMPTKLTKPQEAVALACAKTNQANSSQLTITGRGGLPPRPNEVLTSESLINFNNSNAQSQSQEDTFNSQLPAPARNWYINSAGKVVLTSQATINPTQFNSLNCDVR; encoded by the coding sequence TTGTGTAAAAATAAATCATTAGTAGCTGATTTAACCTACCTACAGTTTACCAATTTATCAATGCTATTTTCGCCAAATTTTAATACGTATCAACTAAGAATACGATTTTTCAAATATATTCAGCTAGAAATTTTTCGCTGCATAATTCTCAGTGGAATTGTTAATGTTGTTACATTATTTAATTTTCCAAGTCCAGTTAAAGCTCAAATTACTGCCGATGAAACTGTTAATACACAAGTAGAAAATTCTGCTAATGTTTATCAAATTACAGGTGGTACAACCAGAGGAAGTAATTTATTTCATAGTTTCCAAGAATTTTCTGTGCCAACAGATAACATTGCTGCGTTTAATAATGCTAGTGACATTGAAAATATCATTGGTCGAGTAACTGGCGAGAATATTTCTAATATTGATGGTTTGATTCAAGCTAATGGTCAGGCTAATTTAATATTAATTAATCCCCAAGGGATCAATTTTGGCAACAATGCACAACTTAGTATTGGTGGTTCTTTCTTAGCGACTACAGCAGATACATTAATCTTCGAGGATGGTACTTATAGTACTAAAGACCTAAGTACGTCTCCTTTATTAAGCGTTAACGTTCCTGTGGGATTACAGTTAGGGCAGAATTCAGGTACGATCAATGTTCAAGGAACAGGACATAACTTAAGTTTAGAAACTCCTATATTTACCCCATTTATTAGAGGAGAAGTATCTGGATTAAAAGTACAACCAGGTGAGAGTTTAGGACTTGTGGGAGGCAATATAACATTTAATGGGGGGGTATTAACAGCAGAAGCTGGCAATATTGAACTGGGGAGTGTAGAAACTGGTATAGTCGGGCTAGATTTTGCACAACAAGGTTTTTCTTTGGCTTATCAAGATATACCTGCATTTAAAAATATCGAGTTAGCACAACGAGCATTAATAGATGTTAGTGGCAATACTGGGGGCAAAGTTAACATTCAAGGTCGTCAGGTTCAACTTACTGAAGGTTCAGTTGTCTTAATTCAGAATTTTGGGAATGAAGAGTCGGGAAAATTAAACATAAAAGCTACTGAGGGTCTGCGAATAGATGGAGTAACGAGTGATGGGTTAATTGCTAGTGGTTTATTTACAGAAGCTTTAGCAAGTGGCAAAGGAAGCGATGTTGAAATTGAAACTGCCAATTTAGAGCTTACAGGAGCAGGAAGCATCTTAACTATTACTTTTGGGACAGCAGCATCAGGGGATATAAAGTTAACAGTCGGGGAGGGGATCAAGATAGAAGGATACGCAGCTATTAACCCTAATAAATTCACAATTATTTCTGCACAGACTTTTGGGGTCGGGGATGCAGGAGCAATTAATGTAGAAACGAAAAACTTTACAGCTTTAAATGGAGGGAATATAGCATCGTTAACGGGTGGAGAAACAGGCACAGGTTCTGGAGGAAATGTAAATATTAATGCTCAAGAATCGATAGAATTAAGTGGGGTAAATCCTATTGCTTTTGCTCCTAGTCAAATAACGGCAGGTAGTGGGGGAGCAGGCAGTGCTGGTAATGTGAATTTGACAACTAAAAGATTATTGATTAAAGACGGTGGTAGGGTAGATGCTTCCGCTACTGATCTGGGTGATGCTGGTAATGTAAGAATTAATGCTAGTGAGTCTATTGAGGTTACTGGAACTGTTCCTAACTCCCTTAATCCTAGTCTGATTATTGCCTCAGCTAACATTCTTGATCCAGAATTAAGAGAATTATTAAAATTACCTTCTGTACCGAGTGGTGATTCTGGTAGCGTAACTATTGACACCCCACAACTAAAAATAGGTAATGGGGGATTGATAACTGTTCGCAACGATGGCACTGGTGACGCGGGTAACTTGCAAGTAAAAACACAAGTTTTAGACTTATCTGATGAAGGAGGAATCACTGGAGTTGTTCAAAACGGTAGAGGAGGGGAGATTGAGCTTGAGGTTGCAGATTCTCTAAGACTAACTAGGGGCGGTAAGATTGTCAGCGATAACCTTGGTGCTGGAGATGGAGGCAGAATTAATATTACTGCTAATAATTTAAACATCAGCGATCGCTCCTACATTAGTACTACTAGTTTTGGTTCGGGTAGAAGCGGTGATATTAATTTAAATGTCGGTGATTCCCTCGATATTCAAGGGAGTGGATTTAGACAATTTCAACAGGATTTTCAAGCAGCTAGCTTAGATGGAACATTACAACCTGGTACAAAAGGAACAGGTATTTTTATTGGTAGTACTGTTGGAGGCAGAGGTGGTGAGCTTAAGATTCAAACTAACTCTTTAAATTTGACAAGTGGGGGTATTATTTTTAATCCTATATTTAACAGTGGGATAAGTGGCAACATAGAAATTATTACTAAGGATCTAAATATTGAACAATCCGCCTTGCAAATCAGTTCAGTGACGCAGAGTACTAATGCTGCACAAGGGGGTGACATCATAATTGAGGCTGAAAGGTTGAAGTTGCGCAATGGGGGTACAATTGCCAATGCTACCTACGGTGGTGCGACAGGGGGTAATATTGATATCGCAGCCTCGGAATCCGTTACAATCCAAGACACTCCCCAAGATTCCTTATTATTTACAGGTATTTATTCTAATACCAGTATTGGCAATGGAAATGGGGGCAATATTGATATTACTACTGGCAAGCTCTCTATTCGTCAAGGGATAATTACAAGTAATACAGGTGCATATATTCAGCAGGGCTTAAAATTTGGTGGTGGTGGTGATGGCGGTGATATTTCTATACAAGTAGATGACAGTATAGACATTAGTGGTGTTAGTACGAGTCCTAGAGTTCTGAGCGGTATTAGTGCTAGTTCTTTTGGTAATGGGAATGCGGGCAACGTGGATATCTCTACTAGTAAGTTGTCAGTTCGCGATGGCGCAGAAATTTCGGCAGCAGCATTAAGTTCTGGTGCAGGAGGTAATTTAACAGTTAATGCCAGTGATTCAATCCAATTATTCGGTGGAACTACACTTAGTGGTCAAAGAAGGGGGGGTTTAGTGGCAGACTCTGGTAGAGATGGCTTTTTTGAGCAAAGAGGTAGTGGATCTTCGGGAGATATTAAAATTACCACAGGTAACTTAACCATCAGTGAAGGGGCTAGTATAAATGTTCAAAGTTTGGGGGCAGGGCAAGCTGGCAATTTAAATATTGAGGCTAAAAACACTGTTTTATTAACCAAAGAGGGAACAATTTCGGCTGCGACTAATTTTAATACTGGAGGGGACATTAACTTAAAAGCTAAAAATTTATTTGTACTGGGAGGAAGTCAATTTATTGCGGATGCTAATGCGGGTCGTGGTGGCAATATTGATATTAATACTCAGGGATTAATAGTATGTGGTGACTGTCGTCTTAGTGCTAGTGCCGAATTAGGAGTTGATGGAGTGGTAAGAATCAATACCCTTAACCCAGATTCCAACGTAGAAATAGTGGATATGCCTACTAAGTTAACCAAACCTCAAGAAGCAGTAGCTTTAGCTTGTGCTAAAACCAATCAAGCAAATAGTAGTCAATTGACCATAACTGGACGTGGAGGTTTGCCACCTCGCCCCAATGAAGTTTTAACTAGTGAATCATTGATTAATTTTAATAACTCAAATGCTCAATCACAGTCGCAAGAGGATACATTTAACTCACAATTACCAGCACCTGCCCGTAATTGGTATATAAATAGTGCAGGTAAAGTAGTTTTAACCAGCCAAGCTACTATTAATCCTACTCAATTTAATTCTCTTAACTGTGATGTTCGTTGA
- a CDS encoding surface antigen D15 domain-containing protein has protein sequence MFVEFYSALIIKLDPCSSNDQSLINIEPQINNNQPKPINHGQIWRRIRVIFIWQGSKTSKSPRVKKLRGIFSGSLFLLLINCRHPIAAIAQTPNLITPDPPQTPSPQPLPQTEPPLDDSLTTPPTPESVWDIPGKIVVEKFTFQGNTVFSEAELNSAIAQFRGKPISFAQLVQAANTITKLYVSKGYITSGAYIPEQNLTSEGIQIQVVEGSLAEIVVNVTKGRLKENYIRDRLDSKITTPLNINQLQSALQLLQLNPLIDNLNAELSAGVQPGTNSLRVSVTGADSFIVKTKLNNNRNSSIGTFERAIGVRENNLLGIGDSIHFNYNNTDGSHQYTGGYTFPLNPQDGSISFDFQITNNQIIEPPLDKADIDINSYDYDLTWRQPVFKRATSEVSQELALNLTASKRESKTTILDTPESLSPGTDNRGIINTSVLSFGQEWLQRNRTQVIAARSQFNLGLDVLGASSSDSEPNGQFFTWRGQFSYLRLLTKPKGNPAIGSTILWRSELQLAGEALIPTEQFSLGGATSVRGYRQDALLTDNGFSATTEFRFPIARIPKINGTVEFSPFIDFGTGWNSDGEATEFNTLLSTGFGFLLQTEDNLSARIDWGIPLINNNSQGRSWQDNGVYVQLEYNFF, from the coding sequence ATGTTCGTTGAGTTCTATTCCGCACTTATAATTAAGTTAGATCCTTGTTCGAGTAATGATCAGTCCTTGATTAATATCGAGCCACAAATAAATAATAATCAGCCAAAGCCAATCAATCATGGGCAAATATGGCGAAGGATTCGGGTAATCTTTATTTGGCAAGGATCTAAAACTAGTAAAAGCCCGCGAGTTAAAAAACTGAGAGGTATTTTTAGTGGTAGCTTATTCTTGCTACTGATCAACTGTCGTCATCCAATTGCAGCGATCGCCCAAACTCCTAATCTGATCACTCCAGATCCTCCTCAAACACCTTCCCCCCAACCATTACCTCAAACAGAACCACCTTTGGATGATTCTTTAACAACGCCTCCAACCCCAGAATCAGTTTGGGATATACCAGGTAAAATTGTGGTTGAAAAATTTACCTTTCAAGGTAACACTGTTTTTAGCGAAGCCGAGTTAAATAGTGCGATCGCTCAATTTCGGGGTAAACCTATTTCGTTTGCTCAATTAGTACAAGCAGCTAATACCATTACTAAACTTTATGTTAGCAAAGGTTATATTACTTCTGGAGCTTATATTCCTGAACAAAATCTCACCAGTGAGGGGATACAAATTCAAGTGGTTGAAGGCAGTTTGGCAGAAATTGTAGTTAATGTCACTAAAGGTAGACTAAAAGAAAATTATATTCGCGATCGCCTAGATAGCAAAATTACTACTCCTCTAAATATTAATCAATTACAATCCGCATTACAATTACTGCAACTCAACCCCTTAATAGATAATCTCAATGCAGAACTTTCCGCAGGTGTTCAACCTGGAACTAATTCCTTAAGGGTATCCGTCACAGGTGCAGATAGTTTTATTGTTAAAACCAAGCTCAATAATAATCGTAATTCTAGTATCGGTACTTTTGAAAGAGCCATCGGGGTACGGGAAAACAACTTATTGGGCATTGGTGATAGTATTCATTTTAACTACAATAATACCGATGGTAGTCATCAGTATACAGGGGGATATACCTTTCCTCTTAACCCACAAGACGGATCGATTAGCTTTGACTTTCAAATTACTAATAATCAAATCATCGAACCACCTTTAGATAAAGCGGATATAGATATTAATTCCTATGACTATGATTTAACCTGGCGACAACCTGTATTTAAACGGGCTACGTCGGAAGTGAGCCAAGAATTAGCCCTTAATCTTACTGCTTCTAAACGAGAAAGCAAAACAACCATTTTAGATACTCCCGAAAGTCTTTCTCCAGGTACAGATAATCGAGGTATAATCAATACATCAGTATTAAGTTTTGGTCAAGAATGGTTGCAACGTAATCGTACACAGGTGATAGCTGCCCGTTCACAATTTAATCTTGGTTTGGATGTTTTAGGTGCAAGCAGTAGTGATAGTGAACCTAATGGACAATTTTTTACTTGGCGTGGACAATTTTCTTACCTAAGATTATTAACTAAGCCTAAAGGTAATCCTGCTATCGGCTCAACTATTCTGTGGCGTTCAGAATTACAATTAGCTGGCGAGGCTCTAATTCCTACGGAACAATTTAGTTTAGGTGGTGCGACTAGTGTACGTGGTTATCGGCAAGATGCCTTACTAACAGATAATGGTTTTAGTGCAACTACAGAGTTTAGATTTCCTATAGCACGTATACCAAAGATCAATGGAACTGTTGAATTTAGTCCTTTTATTGATTTTGGAACTGGTTGGAATAGTGATGGAGAAGCCACAGAATTTAATACTTTATTAAGTACAGGTTTTGGTTTCCTATTGCAAACCGAAGATAATTTATCTGCACGTATAGACTGGGGTATTCCTTTGATTAATAATAATTCTCAAGGGCGTAGTTGGCAGGATAACGGAGTTTATGTGCAATTGGAATACAATTTTTTTTAA
- a CDS encoding glycerate kinase, which translates to MVDDVRNNQCFQILLQGANSPFFLSLYSEVVKLSNSLGLLNKQDILTNLERLWLPIALDISLEREKLNRTLIQGVLGGQGTGKTTFCLILKLILHYLGYSVACLSIDDLYLTYEERKQLQQQDARLIWRGPPGTHDLKLGLDVLNQCLEGDEKSEISLPRFDKSLFNGAGDRSEAETIFKPDILLFEGWFVGVRPIPPDCFSDPPPPIITPEDQEFALVNNQRLEAYLPLWAKLDRLIVFNPEDYRLSIQWRKEAEHKMIALGKTGMTDAEITRFVEYFWKSLHPELFIKPLISNPELVDLVVEIKSDRAYGKIYQPQRS; encoded by the coding sequence ATGGTTGATGATGTGAGAAATAATCAATGTTTCCAGATATTGCTTCAAGGGGCTAATTCGCCGTTTTTTTTGAGTTTATATTCTGAAGTAGTGAAGCTATCAAATAGCTTGGGTTTATTAAATAAGCAGGATATTTTAACTAATTTAGAACGGCTATGGCTGCCGATAGCACTGGATATATCCTTAGAGAGAGAAAAATTAAACAGAACCTTAATTCAAGGGGTTTTAGGGGGACAAGGAACAGGTAAAACTACTTTTTGTCTGATTTTAAAATTAATTCTCCATTACCTAGGCTATAGCGTTGCTTGTCTTTCGATAGATGATTTATATCTTACCTACGAGGAAAGGAAACAATTACAACAGCAGGATGCACGTTTAATTTGGCGAGGCCCTCCTGGTACACATGATCTGAAGTTGGGATTGGATGTATTAAACCAATGTTTGGAAGGAGATGAAAAGAGCGAGATTTCATTACCACGTTTTGATAAATCCCTTTTTAATGGTGCAGGCGATCGCAGTGAAGCAGAAACTATTTTTAAGCCAGATATTTTGTTGTTTGAGGGCTGGTTTGTAGGGGTGCGCCCAATTCCACCTGATTGTTTTAGCGATCCTCCCCCACCAATTATTACCCCAGAAGATCAAGAGTTTGCATTGGTTAATAATCAGCGTCTAGAGGCTTATCTACCTTTGTGGGCGAAATTAGATCGCTTAATTGTTTTTAACCCCGAAGATTATCGCTTAAGTATCCAATGGCGCAAAGAAGCAGAACATAAAATGATCGCTCTTGGGAAAACAGGTATGACAGACGCAGAAATTACTCGCTTTGTGGAATATTTCTGGAAATCTTTACATCCAGAATTATTTATTAAACCCTTAATTAGTAATCCTGAACTAGTAGACTTGGTAGTAGAAATAAAAAGCGATCGCGCCTATGGTAAAATTTATCAACCACAACGATCATAA
- the ycf20 gene encoding hypothetical protein: MQRTRINALVDLTGARLELLFSNPWRRIALSFISILFGFFMGSAIATTLGQDAVWDIVAAAIVLVCTELMSRFVYSRRNRQAIVTIPVRSSLWIDILNLFRIGLTYNLFLEAFKLGS, translated from the coding sequence ATGCAACGTACGCGCATAAATGCTTTAGTTGATTTAACTGGCGCACGTCTAGAATTATTATTTAGTAATCCTTGGCGACGTATTGCTCTAAGTTTTATTAGCATTTTATTCGGATTTTTTATGGGATCGGCGATCGCTACTACCCTCGGACAAGATGCAGTTTGGGATATTGTAGCAGCAGCAATTGTCTTGGTTTGTACGGAATTGATGAGTAGATTTGTTTATAGTCGTCGAAATCGTCAGGCAATTGTTACTATTCCTGTCCGTTCCTCACTCTGGATTGATATTTTAAATTTATTTAGAATTGGTCTGACTTACAATTTATTTTTAGAAGCCTTTAAATTGGGATCGTAA
- the rnc_2 gene encoding ribonuclease III, with protein MFEDPRRRKQLQKFILKLGLPTTAPINWSLLDLALTHPSFSSVNNYEQLEFVGDAVVRLISAELLLEIYPQEPVGEFAAIRSILVSDRVLAQLAETYGIEPYLLIGTNATGNPAGRQSWLADAFEAVLGALYLSTHNMDLIRPWLDQALKSRSAEVRQDPARLNYKDALQEWTQRQYRVLPEYRVIENKQFKASKVAASVNMSSGQNYRFIAEVWLQERCLGKGYGRSKKASEQAAAKEAFLAISEDID; from the coding sequence ATGTTTGAAGATCCCAGAAGACGGAAACAATTACAAAAATTCATTCTTAAGTTAGGCTTACCAACTACCGCACCTATTAATTGGTCGTTGCTCGATTTAGCCCTAACCCATCCGAGTTTTTCTAGTGTTAACAATTATGAGCAGCTAGAGTTTGTCGGGGATGCTGTAGTCAGATTGATTTCGGCAGAATTATTACTAGAAATCTATCCTCAAGAGCCAGTGGGAGAATTTGCTGCTATTCGTTCCATTTTAGTTAGCGATCGCGTGTTGGCTCAGTTAGCAGAAACTTATGGTATTGAACCATATTTGTTAATAGGAACTAATGCTACAGGTAATCCTGCGGGTAGGCAATCTTGGTTAGCAGATGCCTTTGAGGCTGTTTTGGGGGCATTATATCTTAGTACTCATAATATGGATTTGATTCGTCCGTGGCTCGATCAAGCTTTAAAGTCTAGATCTGCTGAGGTACGTCAAGATCCTGCTCGTTTAAATTATAAGGATGCGCTACAAGAATGGACTCAACGGCAATATCGAGTACTTCCTGAATATCGAGTGATTGAGAATAAACAATTTAAAGCTTCTAAAGTTGCAGCCAGTGTTAATATGTCTTCTGGTCAAAATTATCGTTTTATCGCAGAAGTTTGGTTACAAGAGCGTTGTTTAGGTAAAGGTTATGGGCGATCTAAGAAAGCCTCTGAACAAGCTGCTGCTAAAGAAGCCTTCTTAGCTATTTCTGAGGATATTGATTAG
- a CDS encoding iron permease FTR1, which produces MDFTAAIPTFIVTLREGFEAALVVGIVMACLKKAAKTQLYSWVYLGIGSGIIASVAIGFILASAISGVENTGGVYAPVIKQLLQGIFGVVAIAMLSWMLLWMTKQAKSLKGEVEGAINSALDNDNAGKAVFVLIFIAVVREGFETVLFILAKFQQDWTLPALGAIAGLTLAVIMGIALFALGAKINIRLFFQVMGVFLLLIVGGLVMGALQHFDTALALFSQTSSHNWCISDSGACILGTQVWDGSNILPDKKFPGIVLKALFGYRQTLYLGQIIAYFAFLAIIGTAYFQSLNPKLPLTNQQSTN; this is translated from the coding sequence ATGGATTTCACTGCTGCTATACCAACTTTCATTGTTACCCTACGAGAAGGATTTGAAGCTGCCTTAGTTGTAGGTATTGTAATGGCTTGTCTCAAAAAAGCAGCCAAGACACAATTATATAGCTGGGTTTATTTAGGTATTGGCAGTGGAATCATTGCCAGTGTTGCTATTGGGTTTATCCTCGCCTCAGCGATCTCAGGAGTGGAGAATACAGGCGGAGTTTATGCACCTGTAATTAAACAACTATTACAAGGAATTTTTGGGGTAGTGGCGATCGCGATGTTAAGTTGGATGCTATTGTGGATGACGAAACAGGCGAAATCTCTTAAAGGTGAGGTCGAAGGGGCGATTAATTCGGCTTTAGATAATGATAATGCGGGTAAGGCTGTATTTGTGCTGATTTTTATTGCTGTGGTAAGAGAAGGGTTTGAAACCGTATTGTTTATTTTGGCAAAATTTCAGCAAGATTGGACTCTTCCAGCTTTAGGAGCGATCGCAGGTTTGACACTAGCAGTTATTATGGGTATTGCCTTATTTGCTTTGGGGGCGAAAATTAATATTCGTCTTTTTTTCCAAGTAATGGGAGTATTTTTATTATTAATTGTCGGTGGTTTAGTTATGGGTGCATTGCAGCATTTTGACACCGCCCTAGCTTTATTTTCTCAAACCTCCTCACATAATTGGTGTATTTCTGATAGTGGTGCTTGTATTTTGGGTACTCAAGTATGGGATGGCTCAAATATATTACCAGATAAAAAGTTTCCTGGTATTGTTTTAAAAGCTTTGTTTGGATATCGACAAACTTTATATTTAGGACAGATCATTGCTTATTTTGCTTTTTTAGCAATTATCGGTACAGCCTATTTTCAGAGTTTAAATCCTAAATTACCTCTAACTAATCAACAATCAACTAATTAA
- a CDS encoding major facilitator superfamily transporter, translating to MRNSKWQQQFDLPPLFWLIALIALINSISFTIIIPLLYPYAQQFGLNDLQASLLTTAFALSQFFGTPVLGKLSDRLGRKYILVFSLAGTMIANLLASVANVAWLLYAARILDGLTGGNTSVASAVISDITTPSQRPKAFGIFGAIFRLGFVIGPVLSYLAQELPTLPGISPLGMSFLVSAAIAFFAALLTLLFLPETTAQQQDFSLKWDDFAFGKIAKSATRPRLGSLFILTFLTGSTFTIFTFAFQPFFLKVLNQTDQQLAIMFALVGILGFVSQIFALEPLSKRFNLINIIAVSLALRGITFLLMPSFPTYTAFVLILIIFGLVNAFPMPLIDTTISLNTNNQEQGEILGINSSFLSMANALGPVISGLLVSIDYTTPLWITGVLTILVAVFAYSLKSQFKCSKSTTAI from the coding sequence ATGCGTAATTCTAAGTGGCAACAACAGTTTGATTTACCGCCCTTATTCTGGTTAATTGCCCTGATTGCCTTAATCAACTCAATTAGCTTTACTATTATTATTCCCCTGCTTTATCCCTACGCTCAACAGTTTGGGTTAAATGATTTGCAAGCCAGTTTATTAACTACAGCCTTTGCTTTGTCACAATTTTTCGGTACTCCAGTACTAGGCAAACTTTCAGATCGTTTAGGACGTAAGTACATTTTAGTTTTTAGTTTAGCAGGGACAATGATAGCTAATTTACTTGCCAGTGTGGCTAATGTAGCTTGGTTGTTATATGCTGCGAGAATTTTAGATGGTTTAACTGGTGGTAACACTTCCGTTGCCAGTGCGGTAATTAGCGACATAACCACTCCAAGTCAACGTCCTAAAGCTTTTGGTATATTTGGGGCGATTTTCCGTTTAGGCTTTGTCATCGGCCCTGTTTTAAGCTATCTTGCCCAAGAATTACCGACTTTACCAGGGATTTCGCCATTAGGAATGAGTTTCTTAGTTAGTGCTGCGATCGCCTTTTTTGCTGCCTTACTAACTTTATTATTTTTACCTGAAACTACTGCTCAACAACAGGATTTTAGCTTAAAGTGGGATGATTTTGCTTTTGGGAAGATTGCCAAATCCGCCACCAGACCTAGATTAGGTAGTTTATTTATTTTAACTTTCCTAACTGGAAGTACTTTTACAATTTTTACCTTTGCTTTTCAGCCTTTTTTCCTCAAAGTATTAAATCAAACCGATCAACAACTAGCCATTATGTTTGCGCTTGTAGGTATTTTAGGCTTTGTTTCTCAAATATTCGCCTTAGAACCTTTAAGTAAAAGATTTAATCTAATTAATATCATTGCTGTTTCACTAGCCTTAAGAGGCATAACCTTCCTACTAATGCCAAGTTTCCCTACGTATACAGCATTTGTATTAATTTTAATTATCTTTGGTTTAGTAAATGCCTTTCCCATGCCTTTAATAGATACAACGATATCGCTAAATACTAATAATCAAGAACAAGGAGAAATATTAGGGATAAATTCTTCTTTTTTAAGTATGGCTAATGCCCTAGGCCCTGTAATATCTGGTTTACTAGTTAGTATCGACTATACTACCCCTTTATGGATTACGGGAGTATTAACTATATTAGTGGCTGTTTTCGCTTATAGCTTAAAATCTCAGTTTAAATGTAGTAAATCAACTACAGCAATATAA